One region of Miscanthus floridulus cultivar M001 chromosome 19, ASM1932011v1, whole genome shotgun sequence genomic DNA includes:
- the LOC136527341 gene encoding uncharacterized protein translates to MGEAAGRERPPWRCTVAVQAALCLALYAAFSIGEPQLIPRGGGAGGVDALGRGARGSRGCVAFLSVAGGARGPIEQARLLRQMETIAKAYEVKFVLDVAQLGEDDPLWQNGSMYFQALNIPWYSTKSSHGRTVGNFFKKVKMPYDQVLDIIGLDTWPLQEPLHDGKISTSYRGQTKWLDQSLALTDSNWKIVVGYNPLLVCNGEETPETTKLSVPIQRIFAKYEVNAYISMGGFCGYFHRDNSILYIGHPSRGVDQTSVDGFFLHRVRPLEMESILINVEGKLVQRSVIQQHGTGAM, encoded by the exons ATGGGAGAAGCGGCAGGCCGCGAGCGCCCGCCGTGGCGCTGCACGGTGGCCGTGCAGGCCGCGCTCTGCCTCGCGCTCTACGCGGCCTTCAGCATCGGCGAGCCGCAGCTCATCCCGCGGGGCGGTGGCGCGGGTGGGGTGGACGCACTCGGGCGGGGCGCGCGCGGCAGCCGCGGCTGCGTCGCCTTCCTCAGCGTCGCTGGCGGCGCGAGGGGACCCATCGAGCAGGCCAGGCTCCTGAGGCAG ATGGAGACCATAGCAAAGGCTTATGAGGTCAAGTTCGTGCTGGATGTTGCTCAACTGGGAGAGGATGATCCACTCTGGCAAAAT GGTTCCATGTACTTCCAAGCTCTGAACATCCCGTG GTACTCCACTAAGTCATCACATGGGCGAACAGTTGGTAACTTTTTTAAGAAAGTGAAGATGCCCTACGATCAGGTTCTAGATATTATTGGTCTGGACACATGGCCTCTGCAG GAGCCTCTACATGACGGCAAGATAAGCACTTCTTACAGGGGACAGACAAAATGGTTGGATCAATCACTAGCGCTCACTGACAGCAACTG GAAAATAGTTGTTGGATATAATCCATTACTTGTTTGCAATGGGGAGGAAACACCAGAAACCACAAAGCTCTCTGTGCCAATTCAACGCATTTTTGCAAAATATGAAGTG AATGCATACATAAGCATGGGTGGGTTTTGTGGTTATTTCCACCGAGACAACTCAATATTGTACATCGGACATCCCAGCCGTGGTGTTGACCAAACAAGTGTAGATGGTTTTTTCTTGCACAGAGTTAGACCCCTCGAGATG GAGTCAATATTGATCAATGTAGAAGGCAAGTTGGTTCAGAGATCTGTTATTCAGCAGCATGGAACGGGAGCCATGTGA
- the LOC136528472 gene encoding uncharacterized protein isoform X3 produces MEAGCLRACRGHPSIIEIDGVAVDPKTGDVHLVLELIRGGLSLRDYFWRTPSEDAIREMMRQLIGAAEKDGEYDF; encoded by the exons ATGGAGGCCGGCTGCCTCCGCGCGTGCCGCGGCCACCCGTCGATCATCGAGATCGATGGCGTCGCCGTCGACCCCAAGACCGGAGACGTGCATCTCGTCTTGGAGTTGATCCGGGGCGGGCTGAGCCTCCGCGACTACTTCTGGAGGACCCCGTCGGAGGACGCGATCCGCGAGATGATGAGGCAGCTTATCGGCGCTGCGGAGAAG GATGGCGAGTATGATTTTTGA
- the LOC136529415 gene encoding exocyst complex component EXO70B2-like, with amino-acid sequence MEHGRFGHDGGYDNSSSSGGSSPAASPRSEPSDSDGSSSSNADEADRAGRQLVTVAESSACVLDDIDKHQQRMLALLPAFSSPARPRARADALSRWLAGFGAGWVLDTGALGGGQHGGGGLLSRREVGRRVRAWAQALSAMEHVFRLRHQRLMAAQVVAMGELAAASAGAMLTLAGAVAALGSSPSKLLAALDVYAEVSEAFPVLARLFSWGPAHPVSVAAEAALAGLVDAARRCRRDLRTSFIRSHYPWRMPQGGEVHPCVGFWMGYFRCLLRSRISLYFVLAADDDDSDSHSDGEAPPPCAPGGGLSLVAELISCLEAVLEEKSAALAFPGLRQVFMLNNTFAIVRRAVRSDLKLFLPPGWVRAREERMEGYIRGYMDASWKPVVSRLDDGGTKTKPGAALGRRSNRLSAFYTALENACSAQRCWKVPNPVIRGILRKTVAENVVPVYRRYLEDHPEVEVSKGRTAEEVEQHLSDLFEG; translated from the coding sequence ATGGAGCACGGCAGGTTCGGCCACGACGGCGGCTacgacaacagcagcagcagcggtggcAGCAGCCCGGCGGCGTCCCCGCGCTCCGAGCCCTCGGAcagcgacggctccagcagcaGCAACGCCGACGAGGCCGACCGCGCTGGCCGCCAACTGGTGACCGTGGCAGAGTCGTCCGCCTGCGTGCTCGACGACATCGACAAGCACCAGCAGCGCATGCTCGCCCTCCTCCCGGCCTTCTCCTCTCCCGCCAGGCCCCGCGCGCGCGCGGACGCCTTGTCTCGGTGGCTCGCCGGGTTCGGCGCCGGCTGGGTGCTGGACACGGGCGCGTTGGGCGGGGGCCAGCACGGTGGTGGTGGTCTCCTCTCGCGGCGGGAGGTCGGGAGGAGGGTCAGGGCGTGGGCGCAGGCGCTGAGCGCCATGGAGCACGTGTTCCGCCTTCGCCACCAGAGGCTCATGGCCGCGCAGGTGGTCGCTATGGGGGAGCTCGCGGCCGCGAGCGCCGGAGCGATGCTGACGCTGGCCGGCGCCGTGGCCGCGCTCGGGAGCTCCCCGTCGAAGCTGCTCGCGGCGCTCGATGTGTACGCCGAGGTCTCGGAGGCGTTCCCCGTCCTCGCGAGGCTCTTCTCCTGGGGCCCCGCGCATCCGGTCTCGGTcgccgccgaggccgcgctcgccgGGCTGGTGGACGCGGCCCGGCGCTGCAGGCGCGACCTCAGGACGTCGTTCATAAGGTCGCACTACCCGTGGCGGATGCCACAGGGTGGCGAGGTGCACCCGTGCGTCGGCTTCTGGATGGGCTACTTTCGCTGCCTGCTGCGCAGCCGCATCTCCCTCTACTTCGTCCtcgccgccgacgacgacgacagtGACAGCCACAGCGACGGCGAAGCACCGCCGCCATGCGCGCCAGGCGGCGGCCTCAGCCTGGTGGCGGAGCTCATATCGTGCCTGGAGGCCGTGCTGGAGGAGAAGTCTGCCGCGCTAGCGTTTCCGGGGCTGAGGCAGGTGTTCATGCTCAACAACACGTTCGCCATCGTGCGCCGCGCGGTGCGCTCCGACCTCAAGCTGTTCCTGCCGCCGGGGTGGGTTCGCGCCCGCGAGGAGCGCATGGAAGGCTACATCAGAGGCTACATGGACGCGTCGTGGAAGCCCGTCGTGTCGCGCTTGGACGACGGCGGTACCAAGACCAAGCCTGGCGCTGCTCTCGGGCGGCGAAGCAATCGGCTGAGCGCGTTCTACACGGCGTTGGAGAACGCCTGCAGCGCGCAGAGATGCTGGAAGGTGCCCAACCCGGTGATCCGGGGAATCCTCCGGAAAACCGTTGCGGAGAATGTCGTGCCGGTGTATCGCCGGTACTTGGAAGACCATCCGGAGGTAGAGGTGTCCAAAGGGCGCACCGCGGAGGAGGTGGAGCAGCACTTGTCAGATTTGTTTGAAGGATAG
- the LOC136528472 gene encoding putative cyclin-dependent kinase F-2 isoform X1, with the protein MEAGCLRACRGHPSIIEIDGVAVDPKTGDVHLVLELIRGGLSLRDYFWRTPSEDAIREMMRQLIGAAEKVHGLGFIHRDIKSDNILVCPLGELKLCDFGSATRKKPDGKPHEAYPVGTLQYNAPELLDGNWYYGPAVDMWGLGCVMAELLRATPAGAPKSRPPYLVWVLSLLLLALYFAIFSNRSPKTKAPKSFLTDNDNWDPLVIFCSSN; encoded by the coding sequence ATGGAGGCCGGCTGCCTCCGCGCGTGCCGCGGCCACCCGTCGATCATCGAGATCGATGGCGTCGCCGTCGACCCCAAGACCGGAGACGTGCATCTCGTCTTGGAGTTGATCCGGGGCGGGCTGAGCCTCCGCGACTACTTCTGGAGGACCCCGTCGGAGGACGCGATCCGCGAGATGATGAGGCAGCTTATCGGCGCTGCGGAGAAGGTACACGGTCTTGGCTTCATCCATCGGGATATTAAATCTGACAATATCCTTGTCTGCCCTCTGGGCGAGCTCAAATTGTGTGACTTTGGGTCGGCGACGCGGAAGAAGCCCGATGGGAAGCCGCATGAGGCATACCCCGTCGGGACGCTGCAGTACAACGCGCCGGAGCTGCTCGACGGCAATTGGTACTACGGCCCGGCTGTCGACATGTGGGGGCTCGGATGCGTTATGGCGGAGCTtttaagagcaactccagcaggaGCACCTAAATCAAGGCCCCCATATCTGGTTTGGGTGCTCTCCCTACTTTTGTTGGCCCTCTATTTTGCAATCTTCTCCAACAGAAGCCCCAAAACCAAAGCCCCCAAATCCTTTTTAACAGACAATGATAattgggacccacttgtcatcttctgtTCTAGCAACTGA
- the LOC136528472 gene encoding uncharacterized protein isoform X2, with translation MEAGCLRACRGHPSIIEIDGVAVDPKTGDVHLVLELIRGGLSLRDYFWRTPSEDAIREMMRQLIGAAEKVWVTEKQM, from the exons ATGGAGGCCGGCTGCCTCCGCGCGTGCCGCGGCCACCCGTCGATCATCGAGATCGATGGCGTCGCCGTCGACCCCAAGACCGGAGACGTGCATCTCGTCTTGGAGTTGATCCGGGGCGGGCTGAGCCTCCGCGACTACTTCTGGAGGACCCCGTCGGAGGACGCGATCCGCGAGATGATGAGGCAGCTTATCGGCGCTGCGGAGAAG GTATGGGTCACGGAGAAGCAGATGTGA